In one Chitinophaga sancti genomic region, the following are encoded:
- a CDS encoding ClbS/DfsB family four-helix bundle protein, translating into MGVPTNKTELEKAIRLNYGSLLKELSSITYKEATKKELEGHTKGSLMNVHDLVAYLVGWGELVLKWNRLMDNGEPVDFPETGYKWNELGKLAQKFYIDHAASDYKHLLEKLDATVTEILSLIAGKSNQQLYGTPWYTKWTLGRMIQFNTSSPYANARARIRKWKKSKEGDQTKKNDTTRRQITSIQSQTSPKKRNTSPPKKHSA; encoded by the coding sequence ATGGGAGTACCGACTAACAAAACAGAACTGGAAAAAGCCATCAGGTTAAACTACGGCAGCTTACTAAAAGAATTGTCATCCATAACGTATAAAGAAGCCACTAAAAAAGAACTGGAAGGCCATACAAAAGGATCCTTGATGAATGTTCATGACCTTGTCGCTTATTTAGTGGGATGGGGAGAACTTGTATTGAAATGGAACCGGCTGATGGACAATGGCGAACCTGTCGATTTCCCTGAAACCGGGTATAAATGGAATGAGCTGGGTAAGCTGGCACAGAAATTTTATATTGATCACGCGGCTTCTGATTATAAGCATTTACTTGAAAAACTGGACGCAACTGTTACTGAAATACTTTCACTGATTGCCGGGAAAAGCAATCAACAGCTATATGGAACGCCCTGGTATACTAAGTGGACACTGGGCAGGATGATCCAGTTTAATACTTCCTCCCCTTATGCAAATGCGCGGGCAAGGATCAGGAAATGGAAAAAATCAAAGGAAGGTGATCAAACAAAGAAAAACGACACCACCCGGAGACAAATAACAAGCATCCAAAGTCAAACAAGCCCTAAAAAAAGAAATACCTCTCCCCCCAAAAAACACTCAGCTTAA
- a CDS encoding DUF6770 family protein, with the protein MIRRLLTLALFVGASATNVKAQSKLTVDKVYSAYLQNSGTIIQQGQIKGYFYLIQSDKIDRHTNEYTLQIVDENLNKVQDIKFEDTKKLSLLESAYNGNSLAFLFKNEEEKLLQMKVYDLEGKLKFTYSRPYTKKTDALMTQYETLHTDEGMNQTVFNLGDKGFISVLPLRDGREVTYEVDMYSSEKKKQWTYIPDGDDQKYANAEYLGATDSLVILEVIRKNRRMSGSGTAHLVGINPMTKKKVFDIDDEKDKWTFVPSSVLPVAGSGKFIAMGNYYDKDANIAKDASKGLAIYEIDNNGNILNKTYNSWAVDIAKHLPTNTKGKIDNIGYLYIHKMIPGANGKIFIVGEGYKKQASAGGIALTALNAAAGSYRNAGVTKVVVTDLVVMEFDGAYKMKDAKIYDKTNNTVVGGPMSDYVSQHALAMYIKMIGAFDYEFTTGNPDDNNFAICFSDWERSSSYKGQTFNSIRYNGTKFTQDKIELKSKASRMRVLPAKSGSVMIIEYFKKDKKLECRLEKLG; encoded by the coding sequence ATGATTAGAAGACTACTCACACTTGCATTATTTGTAGGCGCGTCCGCTACAAATGTGAAAGCCCAATCCAAGCTGACTGTGGACAAAGTTTACTCCGCTTACCTGCAAAATAGTGGTACCATTATTCAACAGGGACAAATCAAAGGCTATTTCTACCTGATCCAGAGTGATAAAATTGACAGGCATACCAATGAATATACCTTACAGATCGTAGACGAGAACCTGAATAAGGTACAGGACATTAAGTTTGAAGACACAAAGAAACTGAGTTTGCTGGAGTCAGCATACAATGGCAACAGCCTGGCATTCCTCTTCAAAAATGAGGAAGAAAAATTGTTGCAGATGAAGGTGTATGACCTGGAAGGTAAACTGAAGTTTACTTATTCCCGTCCATATACTAAAAAGACGGATGCCCTGATGACCCAGTATGAAACCCTGCATACAGATGAGGGGATGAACCAGACTGTGTTTAACCTGGGCGATAAGGGATTCATTTCTGTATTGCCTTTAAGAGATGGCAGAGAGGTGACTTACGAAGTAGATATGTATTCATCTGAAAAGAAAAAGCAATGGACATATATTCCGGACGGTGATGACCAGAAGTATGCAAATGCAGAATACCTGGGCGCTACAGATAGCCTGGTGATCCTGGAAGTGATCAGGAAAAACAGGAGAATGAGTGGTAGTGGTACGGCTCACCTGGTAGGTATCAATCCCATGACAAAGAAGAAAGTATTCGACATTGATGATGAGAAAGATAAATGGACATTTGTGCCATCCAGCGTACTGCCTGTAGCAGGGAGTGGCAAATTCATTGCAATGGGTAACTACTATGATAAGGATGCAAATATTGCAAAGGATGCCAGCAAGGGGCTTGCTATTTACGAGATTGACAACAATGGTAATATCCTGAACAAGACTTACAACAGCTGGGCGGTAGACATTGCGAAACATCTGCCTACGAATACAAAGGGTAAGATCGACAATATTGGTTACCTGTATATTCATAAGATGATTCCTGGTGCAAATGGTAAAATCTTTATAGTAGGTGAAGGTTACAAGAAACAGGCAAGTGCTGGTGGTATTGCTTTAACTGCATTGAATGCGGCAGCTGGTTCTTATCGCAATGCCGGTGTAACCAAGGTGGTAGTTACTGACCTGGTGGTAATGGAATTTGATGGTGCGTATAAGATGAAGGATGCAAAGATCTATGACAAGACCAATAATACAGTAGTGGGCGGACCTATGAGTGATTATGTAAGTCAGCATGCATTGGCTATGTATATCAAAATGATCGGTGCTTTTGATTATGAGTTTACAACTGGTAATCCTGACGATAATAATTTTGCGATCTGTTTTAGTGATTGGGAAAGGTCATCCAGTTATAAGGGGCAGACTTTCAATTCAATCCGTTATAACGGTACGAAATTTACACAGGATAAAATTGAACTGAAATCCAAGGCAAGCAGGATGAGGGTATTGCCGGCTAAATCCGGATCTGTGATGATCATTGAATATTTTAAGAAGGATAAGAAACTTGAGTGCAGGCTGGAGAAACTGGGATAA
- a CDS encoding RagB/SusD family nutrient uptake outer membrane protein → MKIFKFKFAIQLIAVSALFASCSKDFIEKLPEDAVSSSTAITDKSSMQSALNGAYAELRALGIYGADLPIMGDLLADNSFVQTGNTGRFLTTYQYTFINDDGYYSAIWNNSYTTILRANNIINATASGDQTAIDALKAEAHAIRGLVYFNLVNIYARNYDDTTGYGVPIVLEDNPANKPGRSTIGQVYNQIISDFQTSLSSVREYSSSITISKYAVEALLAKAYFYSRQYDKALSAAKDVIDNSGFTLAGTPAAYASFWANAAAKSDQVEVLFEVDADATDNNGASDLGRMYVNGYNDIYCDSTFYRTYSATDVRRTLLLDGATKVGKATHVVNKYPNGANTDRDNIKVIRLAEVYLIAAESAARLEQTSVALTYLNTLAQTRDNSLAAYALSGQTLIDTIIEERRKELAFEGNRFSDLNRLGLTITRRVNQGGLSISSNYLSVPYADYRRIGPIPYTEIKANSTLATQQNPSY, encoded by the coding sequence ATGAAAATATTTAAATTCAAATTTGCAATACAACTTATAGCAGTATCAGCGTTATTCGCTTCCTGTTCCAAGGATTTCATTGAAAAACTGCCGGAAGACGCAGTATCGTCTTCTACTGCCATCACTGATAAAAGTTCCATGCAGAGCGCTTTAAATGGTGCTTATGCTGAACTCAGAGCACTGGGGATCTACGGCGCCGACTTACCAATTATGGGCGATCTGCTGGCAGATAACTCCTTTGTGCAAACCGGTAATACAGGTAGATTCCTGACCACCTACCAGTACACCTTTATTAATGATGATGGCTATTATTCTGCTATCTGGAATAATTCATATACCACTATCCTGCGTGCAAATAACATTATCAATGCAACTGCAAGCGGCGATCAGACAGCCATTGACGCACTTAAAGCTGAGGCACATGCGATCAGGGGCCTGGTGTATTTTAACCTGGTAAATATCTATGCCCGTAACTACGATGATACTACCGGCTATGGCGTACCTATCGTACTGGAAGATAACCCTGCCAACAAACCGGGAAGAAGCACAATTGGCCAGGTTTATAACCAGATCATCAGCGATTTCCAGACATCCCTCTCCAGCGTTAGAGAATATTCCAGTTCTATCACTATCAGTAAATATGCAGTAGAGGCCCTCTTAGCCAAAGCTTATTTTTACTCCAGGCAATATGATAAAGCATTGTCCGCTGCAAAGGATGTAATTGATAATTCAGGTTTTACCCTGGCTGGTACTCCTGCTGCCTATGCCTCCTTCTGGGCCAATGCAGCCGCTAAATCTGACCAGGTGGAAGTGCTGTTCGAAGTAGATGCAGATGCTACCGATAACAACGGAGCCAGTGACCTGGGCCGTATGTATGTAAATGGCTACAATGACATCTATTGCGATTCTACTTTCTACCGTACCTATTCCGCAACAGATGTAAGACGTACACTGCTGCTGGATGGTGCTACAAAAGTTGGGAAAGCCACACATGTGGTGAACAAATATCCAAATGGCGCCAATACAGACAGAGATAATATCAAAGTGATCCGCCTGGCAGAGGTATACCTCATTGCAGCTGAATCAGCAGCCCGCCTGGAACAAACCAGCGTAGCATTAACGTACCTGAATACACTGGCACAGACCAGGGATAATAGCCTGGCAGCCTATGCTCTGAGCGGTCAGACACTGATCGATACCATCATCGAAGAAAGACGTAAAGAATTGGCTTTCGAAGGGAACCGTTTCTCCGATCTGAACAGGTTGGGATTGACTATAACAAGAAGAGTAAACCAGGGAGGATTGTCTATTTCCAGCAATTACCTTTCTGTTCCTTATGCTGATTATAGAAGGATTGGACCCATCCCTTATACTGAAATAAAGGCTAACTCAACCTTAGCGACCCAGCAGAATCCATCTTACTAA
- a CDS encoding ATP/GTP-binding protein: protein MKIALSGAHKVGKTTLAEDLLTQLPGYKLHKEPYYELEESGHIFSEIPGTDDFIKQFEHSVQQIQQSGNNTIFDRCPIDILAYIHALEPNKNIASLFETARIILSDIDLLVFVPIENPDIISCQKSDLPKLRTKVNDIVENWIYDLGIDVIEVNGELPHRLDQVLKKVKG, encoded by the coding sequence ATGAAAATAGCCTTATCAGGTGCCCACAAAGTAGGAAAAACCACGTTAGCAGAAGACCTCCTCACCCAGCTCCCCGGGTATAAACTCCATAAAGAACCCTATTATGAGCTCGAAGAATCCGGCCATATTTTCTCAGAAATACCAGGTACAGACGACTTTATTAAACAATTTGAACACTCGGTTCAGCAAATTCAACAAAGCGGGAACAATACTATATTTGACCGGTGTCCAATTGACATTTTAGCCTACATCCATGCACTCGAACCAAATAAAAATATCGCATCACTATTCGAAACCGCCCGGATCATCCTTTCTGATATAGACCTGCTCGTATTCGTTCCCATTGAAAACCCCGACATCATCTCCTGCCAAAAATCAGATTTACCCAAACTCAGAACCAAAGTCAATGACATCGTTGAAAATTGGATCTATGACCTGGGCATCGATGTGATTGAAGTAAACGGAGAACTCCCCCATCGCCTGGATCAGGTGCTCAAAAAAGTTAAAGGATAA
- a CDS encoding SusC/RagA family TonB-linked outer membrane protein codes for MMSKRKNFANLLVIVIMLGAVLASHPTRAQQRHTITGTVTDGTGQPVPGATVQLKGTKAFAIVGADGKFNLEIPANSTANEIIVKSLGFEPYTQKIEEHPQIHLTTNSGVLGEVVVVAYGTSQKKLVTGSLSSVSGTAIADKPVTSPDKALQGAVAGLQITSASGAPGSATDVRLRGIGSINASSSPLWVIDGAIANSGDLTNQTTTANALSTLNPDDIESITVLKDASATTLYGSRAANGVILVTTKKGKAGKSQINFNGNWGANSNAYWNKNNRPMTTPEYMKAFSQAIINGGEATSEEEAKTVMVEDYGLDSTVNTIWKDQVYQTGKQSQYNLSLSGGNEKTQYYASGGYFNQEGATIASYFKRYNGALSLNSKVTDRLSFSTNINGSYADQRTPSNGGYFANPAGVIYFALPWYSPRNADGSFNYGSKNDAGGGNGNFPLITGDNFNPLIIAAWDKNSTKSANFRGAVSGEYKILPNLKFTSRFSGEYLYLHEYKYYNPFYGDGYAAENPGRVDIYNTRIFDWTFTNLLNYHAKLDDNNDFTLDLTLGQESYKFNNSYDASSASGMPLNLKLTNAINAAKPLSFTSGNAYNATSSYLSNGILSFRNKYVLTGSYRRDGSSVFGANHRWGNFFSVGASWNVNEEEFLKNISWVNLVKLRASYGENGNSLGFGNYQAIGTYGYGYNYAGDVGSAPTNVKNDDLTWEKNKNFDIGVDWALFDNRLSGTFDYYHRSTDNLLVTVPLSYTTGYSGGELMNVGAMSNHGIEFSISAIPVKTKDFTWNVSFNIANNHNRVNKLYGGSPIASGVFMIAEGHDVQEYYMRNWKGVDQANGNPLWYTNGADTATTSTVSKVTKDFTGKSASPKWFGGFSNTFTYKAFSLSGTLTYSLGNYLYDGYATYYNSDGAYYGSENQTNLQLQAWTPEHTNTIVPKASTSNSTSSYASSTRYLYKGDYFRLRNVQFTYTLPSSLLSKLRVASAAVYVSANNIWTFGTDKYLPFDPEQGIKNTASFNAPAVKTVLGGVKIGF; via the coding sequence ATGATGAGCAAACGAAAAAATTTTGCCAACTTACTTGTTATTGTCATAATGCTGGGGGCTGTCCTTGCCTCTCACCCCACAAGGGCACAGCAACGACACACCATCACAGGAACTGTTACAGACGGCACCGGACAACCAGTTCCCGGCGCTACCGTCCAGTTGAAAGGAACTAAAGCATTTGCGATCGTTGGTGCAGACGGGAAATTCAACCTGGAAATCCCTGCCAATAGCACCGCAAACGAAATCATTGTTAAATCTCTTGGCTTTGAACCTTACACACAAAAAATAGAAGAGCATCCACAAATTCACCTGACAACCAATTCAGGTGTACTCGGCGAAGTCGTAGTGGTTGCTTACGGTACCTCCCAGAAAAAACTGGTAACAGGCTCCTTATCTTCTGTAAGTGGCACCGCCATTGCTGACAAACCAGTGACCTCGCCTGATAAAGCATTACAGGGCGCCGTTGCAGGTCTGCAAATCACCTCCGCTTCCGGTGCTCCCGGCTCCGCTACAGACGTGCGTTTACGTGGTATCGGTTCCATCAACGCCAGCTCAAGCCCGCTTTGGGTTATCGACGGCGCCATCGCTAACTCCGGTGACCTCACCAACCAAACTACTACTGCCAATGCACTGAGCACCCTGAACCCCGATGATATCGAAAGCATCACCGTGCTCAAAGATGCAAGCGCTACCACCCTGTATGGTTCAAGAGCTGCCAACGGCGTTATCCTTGTAACCACCAAAAAAGGTAAAGCAGGAAAAAGCCAGATCAACTTCAACGGAAACTGGGGAGCTAACTCTAACGCCTACTGGAATAAGAACAACCGCCCCATGACCACCCCGGAATATATGAAAGCCTTTAGCCAGGCAATCATCAACGGCGGTGAAGCAACCAGCGAAGAAGAAGCAAAAACTGTCATGGTCGAAGACTATGGCCTGGACTCTACCGTGAACACCATCTGGAAAGACCAGGTTTACCAAACCGGCAAGCAAAGCCAGTATAACCTGAGCTTATCCGGCGGTAACGAAAAAACACAATACTATGCTTCCGGTGGTTATTTTAACCAGGAAGGCGCTACCATCGCTTCTTATTTCAAAAGATACAATGGCGCACTCTCCCTGAACTCAAAAGTAACTGACCGCCTCTCTTTCAGCACCAACATCAATGGCTCTTATGCTGACCAGCGAACACCTTCCAATGGTGGTTATTTTGCAAACCCTGCCGGTGTAATCTATTTCGCATTACCATGGTACTCCCCAAGAAATGCGGATGGCTCCTTTAACTACGGATCAAAAAATGATGCCGGCGGCGGAAACGGTAACTTCCCACTCATTACAGGTGATAACTTCAACCCCCTGATCATCGCAGCATGGGATAAGAACTCTACCAAATCTGCTAACTTCAGAGGCGCAGTTTCCGGTGAATACAAGATCCTGCCTAACCTGAAATTCACATCCAGGTTCAGTGGTGAATACCTCTACTTACATGAATACAAATATTACAATCCTTTCTACGGAGATGGTTATGCTGCCGAAAACCCAGGAAGAGTTGATATTTACAATACCCGCATTTTTGACTGGACATTCACCAACCTCCTGAACTATCATGCTAAACTGGACGATAACAATGACTTCACTTTAGACCTGACACTGGGCCAGGAATCCTATAAGTTCAACAACAGCTATGATGCTTCCAGTGCATCAGGTATGCCATTGAACCTGAAACTGACCAACGCAATAAACGCAGCTAAACCATTATCTTTTACAAGTGGTAACGCCTACAACGCGACCAGTTCTTATCTCTCTAATGGTATCTTAAGTTTCAGAAATAAATACGTCCTCACCGGTAGCTATCGTCGCGATGGATCTTCCGTATTTGGTGCGAATCACCGCTGGGGTAACTTCTTCTCTGTAGGCGCATCCTGGAATGTCAATGAAGAAGAATTCCTGAAGAATATCAGCTGGGTGAACCTCGTGAAGTTAAGAGCTTCCTACGGTGAAAACGGTAACTCCCTGGGCTTTGGTAACTATCAGGCCATCGGTACTTACGGCTATGGCTATAACTATGCCGGCGATGTAGGTAGTGCTCCAACCAACGTAAAAAACGACGACCTGACCTGGGAGAAAAACAAAAACTTTGACATAGGTGTTGACTGGGCATTATTCGACAACAGGTTATCCGGTACATTCGATTATTACCACAGAAGCACTGATAATTTGCTGGTAACCGTTCCCCTCTCCTACACTACCGGTTATAGTGGCGGTGAACTGATGAACGTTGGTGCTATGTCAAACCATGGGATCGAGTTCAGCATCTCTGCTATACCAGTAAAAACAAAAGACTTTACCTGGAACGTATCCTTCAACATTGCGAACAACCACAACAGGGTAAATAAACTCTACGGAGGCAGCCCAATTGCCAGCGGTGTATTCATGATTGCTGAAGGTCATGATGTACAGGAATATTATATGAGAAACTGGAAAGGTGTTGACCAGGCAAACGGTAACCCTCTGTGGTATACAAACGGTGCGGATACTGCAACTACCAGTACAGTCTCAAAAGTTACCAAAGACTTTACCGGGAAATCTGCTTCACCAAAATGGTTCGGTGGCTTCTCAAATACATTTACCTACAAGGCATTCTCTCTCTCAGGTACACTCACCTACAGTCTCGGGAACTACCTGTATGATGGCTATGCTACTTATTATAATAGTGATGGTGCTTATTACGGTTCTGAAAACCAAACCAACCTGCAATTGCAGGCATGGACGCCGGAACATACCAATACCATTGTACCAAAGGCGTCTACATCCAACTCAACCTCTTCTTATGCGTCCTCTACAAGGTACCTGTATAAAGGAGACTATTTCCGCTTAAGAAATGTGCAGTTCACTTACACCCTTCCTTCCTCCCTGTTAAGCAAGCTCAGAGTGGCAAGTGCTGCTGTATACGTGAGTGCAAACAACATCTGGACATTTGGAACTGACAAGTACCTGCCATTCGATCCTGAACAAGGTATTAAGAATACAGCCAGCTTCAATGCTCCTGCAGTTAAGACAGTGTTAGGTGGCGTGAAAATCGGGTTCTAA